In Pirellulaceae bacterium, the following are encoded in one genomic region:
- a CDS encoding 3-keto-5-aminohexanoate cleavage protein — translation MEPLIINAAITGMIPMKKDTPHVPISPKEIIADAKRCRDAGATILHLHARDLDETPTYTKEIYGEIFYGVRDECPELLISGSCSGRVYGEFWQRSEVLQLVPDLGSLTLGSLNFPKQASINDPQMVQQLASAMKQRGIIPEMEIFDLGMVDYAHYLIRKGFIDPPFYANILLGSLGTLSATAENLCTVVRALPKGTTWAATGIGRFQFFINSLAVTMGGHARVGLEDAIYYDWETKKLATNAGLIERVAKLACAAGRELATAEQTREIIGIQTSRTMDLPLAS, via the coding sequence ATGGAACCACTCATTATCAACGCCGCGATTACTGGAATGATTCCGATGAAGAAGGACACACCGCATGTGCCCATTTCGCCAAAAGAAATCATTGCGGATGCCAAACGTTGCCGTGATGCTGGCGCCACAATCCTTCATCTTCATGCGAGAGATCTTGACGAGACCCCCACCTATACGAAGGAAATCTACGGTGAGATTTTCTACGGTGTGCGTGATGAGTGTCCTGAATTATTGATTTCAGGGTCATGCAGCGGCCGTGTGTATGGTGAGTTCTGGCAACGGAGTGAAGTGCTACAACTGGTTCCTGATTTGGGTTCCCTCACGCTTGGATCGCTAAACTTCCCCAAACAGGCTTCGATCAACGACCCTCAGATGGTGCAACAATTAGCGAGTGCGATGAAACAACGAGGAATCATTCCCGAGATGGAAATCTTCGATCTGGGCATGGTCGATTACGCACATTACTTAATTCGAAAGGGTTTCATCGACCCTCCGTTCTACGCCAATATCCTGCTGGGATCTCTTGGCACATTGAGTGCCACCGCTGAAAACCTTTGCACCGTAGTTCGAGCACTTCCCAAAGGAACAACCTGGGCCGCGACCGGTATCGGACGGTTTCAATTCTTCATCAACTCGTTAGCTGTCACCATGGGGGGGCACGCACGAGTCGGATTAGAAGATGCCATTTATTACGACTGGGAAACGAAAAAACTGGCAACGAACGCAGGTTTAATTGAGCGTGTTGCCAAGCTCGCCTGTGCAGCCGGACGTGAGCTTGCCACGGCCGAGCAGACTCGGGAGATCATCGGTATCCAAACGAGCCGCACGATGGACCTCCCCCTGGCTAGTTAA
- a CDS encoding GNAT family N-acetyltransferase translates to MSQSFLKLDEVSDSPSIAQICQFRARVWNATGKLSADAFGAEGWRDPIDSHCQHWVIRNRDAQIVAAGRLSIHASLDDVHQAEEYQRHGVKLPGPVASPDRVVVCPSMQGEGLGKRILDVQDEAAFSQGAQHAVRQASPGMVRLLRRRGWEILGRASNDARFPGEEFQVAIYTFCSDWLQKTA, encoded by the coding sequence ATGAGCCAGAGTTTCCTCAAACTAGACGAAGTTTCTGATTCACCGTCAATCGCACAAATCTGTCAGTTTCGTGCCCGCGTCTGGAACGCCACTGGCAAACTCAGTGCTGATGCTTTCGGCGCGGAAGGTTGGCGAGATCCGATTGACAGCCACTGCCAACATTGGGTAATTCGAAATCGCGACGCGCAGATTGTTGCTGCCGGACGGTTGAGTATACACGCGAGCCTGGACGACGTTCATCAGGCCGAAGAGTACCAACGCCATGGTGTGAAGCTGCCTGGTCCCGTTGCTTCTCCAGACCGAGTTGTCGTATGCCCATCAATGCAGGGAGAAGGGCTCGGCAAAAGAATCCTCGATGTCCAGGATGAAGCCGCCTTTTCACAAGGAGCTCAACATGCGGTCCGACAAGCTTCACCAGGAATGGTCCGACTGCTTCGCCGCCGGGGCTGGGAGATTCTAGGCAGAGCCAGCAATGACGCGAGATTTCCGGGAGAGGAGTTCCAAGTAGCGATTTATACGTTTTGCAGCGACTGGTTGCAAAAAACTGCTTAA
- a CDS encoding PmoA family protein — MIFRNCFCRHGITFNIFLVFVVVALLKGSAVATELGQVAVTCDGRSENQIDKPGAGKPNRNPSVCDQTPGDAHPTESVTFRKQDDGVDVWVGKQRVAEFVHTEDPVGRPFISNLHTLDGIKVTRNYPVSEEDQQDHPHHQGLFHTFSQVNGIDYWHMKGVTRHRRFLIEPTTGSDSSFATESVYLDRDGKTPLLKEVIVYSFYVTKIGLLITVNATIEAEAEQVVLGSKEEGGFAVRMSSDLRVESGGKMVDNQQRRGGKEIWGKTARWVDNSGRKENRWVGVTILTHPEGWGSYYWHARDYGLVTANPLGPLNKAPDRSLNKGETLNFKYGVLVHSNEDSDEYSPTQAQVEYERLATP, encoded by the coding sequence ATGATCTTTCGTAATTGTTTTTGTCGTCATGGGATTACTTTCAATATCTTTCTGGTTTTCGTGGTCGTCGCTTTATTGAAAGGTTCGGCCGTTGCGACTGAACTCGGTCAGGTGGCGGTGACTTGTGATGGCCGCTCAGAGAACCAAATAGATAAACCAGGGGCAGGCAAGCCAAACCGAAACCCATCCGTTTGCGATCAGACGCCCGGTGATGCTCATCCCACCGAAAGCGTGACGTTTCGGAAGCAGGACGATGGGGTCGATGTTTGGGTAGGAAAACAGCGGGTTGCAGAGTTTGTCCACACAGAAGATCCAGTAGGACGACCGTTTATTTCCAACCTTCACACGCTTGATGGGATTAAGGTCACTCGAAACTATCCGGTGAGCGAGGAAGATCAACAGGACCATCCGCATCATCAAGGTTTGTTTCACACATTTTCACAAGTGAACGGAATTGACTATTGGCACATGAAGGGTGTTACCCGTCATCGCCGCTTCCTGATTGAACCAACAACCGGATCGGATTCGTCATTTGCTACCGAAAGCGTCTATCTGGATCGCGACGGTAAGACCCCACTCCTCAAAGAGGTGATTGTCTACTCCTTCTACGTGACAAAAATTGGCTTGTTGATCACGGTGAATGCGACGATCGAAGCGGAAGCAGAGCAAGTTGTTTTGGGGTCGAAGGAGGAGGGCGGATTCGCGGTTCGTATGTCGAGTGACTTGCGGGTTGAGTCCGGTGGAAAGATGGTTGACAATCAGCAGCGTCGTGGAGGCAAAGAGATTTGGGGGAAAACCGCTCGATGGGTGGATAATTCAGGAAGAAAAGAAAATCGCTGGGTTGGTGTGACCATCCTCACGCATCCTGAGGGTTGGGGTTCCTATTATTGGCATGCGCGTGATTATGGATTGGTAACCGCGAATCCGCTAGGGCCGCTCAATAAGGCACCGGATCGCAGCTTGAACAAGGGAGAAACACTCAACTTTAAGTATGGTGTTTTGGTTCACTCGAACGAAGACAGTGATGAATATTCTCCGACTCAAGCGCAAGTGGAATACGAGCGACTGGCAACACCCTGA
- a CDS encoding glycosyltransferase family 2 protein, with protein sequence MKVSVIITTYNHPAWLERVIWGYEIQTYRHFELVIADDGSDERTHETIDRLRARCPLTIHHIWQEDRGFRKCQILNQAIRKASCPYLLFTDGDCLPRQDFLAKHVALAEPGRFLSGGVVRLPKQLSQRINQESIQTGDAFDGNWLRHRGLGWNRKLLRLTRNEQIARYMDQITPTRPTFNGHNVSAWRADVVKINGFNEEMKYGGLDRELGERLVNSGIYGKQIRHRAVAVHLFHRRDYVTRESWKTNNAIRARTRRSQLKWTEQGLNPTAPQIVPSSQGIDRPNDTQPMQNLGQPPQTRPRHPPMSA encoded by the coding sequence ATGAAAGTTTCCGTCATTATTACAACGTACAACCATCCCGCTTGGCTTGAGCGGGTAATTTGGGGGTACGAAATTCAAACCTACCGCCACTTCGAACTCGTGATTGCGGACGACGGATCCGATGAGAGGACGCATGAAACCATTGATCGATTACGTGCCCGTTGCCCGCTGACAATCCATCACATCTGGCAGGAGGACCGAGGATTTCGTAAGTGCCAGATACTGAACCAGGCCATAAGGAAAGCAAGTTGTCCGTATCTGCTGTTTACGGACGGCGATTGTTTGCCCCGGCAAGATTTTCTGGCAAAACATGTCGCTCTCGCGGAACCGGGCCGATTTCTCTCAGGTGGCGTGGTTCGTTTGCCAAAACAACTCAGTCAACGGATCAATCAAGAGTCGATCCAAACCGGTGATGCTTTCGACGGAAATTGGTTGCGCCATCGTGGTCTTGGCTGGAACCGCAAGCTGCTTCGACTGACTCGAAACGAGCAGATTGCCAGATACATGGATCAGATTACACCAACGCGCCCGACCTTTAATGGACACAACGTTTCCGCTTGGCGGGCGGACGTCGTGAAGATCAACGGTTTCAATGAAGAGATGAAGTACGGTGGCTTGGACCGCGAACTGGGTGAACGCTTAGTAAACTCCGGTATCTATGGTAAACAAATTCGCCATCGGGCGGTGGCCGTTCATCTGTTTCATCGCCGTGACTATGTGACGCGAGAAAGCTGGAAAACTAACAATGCGATCCGAGCACGAACCCGAAGAAGTCAGCTGAAGTGGACAGAACAAGGCTTAAATCCAACCGCCCCACAGATCGTTCCATCATCGCAGGGGATCGATCGACCCAACGATACTCAACCAATGCAGAACCTGGGGCAGCCCCCCCAAACACGGCCTCGCCATCCCCCGATGTCGGCCTAA
- a CDS encoding FAD-dependent oxidoreductase: MPSVPTHWLRLLLLCLGLLSPLCDSTKAGVEPTRTSPASTNAYDVLVVGGTPAGVAAAIAAARADKNVIIIEQSPVLGGVLSSGVIRLDDLYVESNSGVIEEFRQRVSHYHRTKLAEDPLVKAHLHRNPSLPWNVAEGRAWEPHTAARIFAEMVAELKTITTRFNQVAVDVLMTGDRITGVITQDRDNQGKLGKKQTYVAKVIIDATYETDLAAFANIPFRIGREARSKEEPHAGRIYTNFFRSVAGVLRATTLPESTGAADHRSQAFTYRLTGKDYGRADHPFRIKDPPPDYDAAKYRWNRNSKPIIPNQKFDLLGISWGGDLTGHGTRWVLADWEERREIEQIYRNYDLGWLYYIQTEGGSPNVGLPEDEFQDNHHLPYRLYVRQGRRIEGRYTLTESDVHKDLRGNGLRGPLNPNSVAIGVYGIDSHNVQGATVRQEPRSGTGAAEGTLHLFDVTGPYQIPYEVMVPKRHQGILFPVGISCTHVAMCTVRMEPVWASLGQAAGVAAALAIDNQLEIGQVPVSLIQNELLQQGCVLFFYTDLPADAAGFEAVQTLSLLGAVAGNQLQDFQRDRPAASLSDLNKEAYRFRPNDPITKGEFAQMVVKGFRIPLSITAAHFNDVPRGHPAFKYMETLYDHSTQSAEPFLKYDVREGKNGRTVLAYPDQKLTITEATKITSGMLKKTIPPPSKPDSQLSRSQAAILVHRLLKNDSKR; this comes from the coding sequence ATGCCCAGCGTCCCAACTCATTGGCTCCGCCTACTTCTGCTTTGTCTTGGATTACTTTCACCCCTCTGCGATTCAACAAAAGCTGGCGTCGAGCCTACAAGAACGAGTCCGGCATCGACAAATGCCTACGATGTCCTTGTCGTTGGTGGGACGCCAGCGGGAGTTGCCGCCGCAATCGCAGCGGCTCGTGCAGACAAAAACGTGATCATCATTGAGCAGTCGCCCGTACTAGGTGGCGTACTTTCCTCTGGCGTGATCCGACTGGACGATTTGTACGTCGAGTCCAACAGTGGGGTGATCGAGGAATTTCGACAACGAGTCAGCCATTATCATCGCACCAAGCTGGCTGAAGATCCACTCGTGAAGGCGCACCTCCATCGAAACCCTTCTCTCCCCTGGAATGTGGCAGAAGGTAGAGCCTGGGAACCCCACACGGCAGCTCGAATTTTCGCTGAAATGGTTGCCGAATTAAAGACAATCACAACACGTTTCAACCAGGTCGCTGTAGATGTACTCATGACGGGCGATCGGATCACCGGAGTCATTACACAAGACCGCGATAACCAGGGAAAACTCGGCAAAAAACAAACGTACGTCGCCAAAGTAATTATTGATGCAACCTACGAGACAGATTTGGCAGCTTTTGCGAACATCCCATTTCGCATCGGACGGGAAGCACGTTCAAAAGAAGAACCTCATGCCGGACGTATCTACACGAATTTTTTCCGGAGTGTTGCGGGCGTATTGCGGGCCACTACCCTGCCCGAAAGTACGGGAGCAGCAGATCATCGGTCCCAAGCATTCACCTACCGTCTAACCGGCAAGGATTATGGTCGTGCCGATCACCCCTTTCGGATCAAAGATCCCCCGCCAGACTACGACGCGGCAAAGTATCGTTGGAATCGAAACAGCAAACCGATTATCCCCAACCAAAAGTTTGATTTACTGGGAATCAGCTGGGGAGGCGATCTGACGGGACATGGAACGCGATGGGTACTAGCGGACTGGGAGGAAAGACGCGAGATCGAGCAAATCTATCGCAACTATGACCTGGGTTGGCTTTACTACATCCAAACCGAAGGCGGCTCCCCCAACGTCGGCCTTCCGGAAGATGAATTCCAAGACAACCATCATCTACCCTATCGACTTTATGTACGTCAGGGCCGGCGAATTGAGGGACGTTATACACTGACAGAAAGCGACGTGCACAAGGATCTCCGTGGCAATGGATTGCGTGGACCACTCAATCCGAATTCGGTGGCAATCGGAGTCTACGGAATTGATTCACACAATGTACAAGGCGCCACGGTCCGCCAAGAACCCAGATCAGGGACCGGGGCGGCAGAAGGGACCCTGCACCTATTCGATGTTACTGGCCCTTACCAAATCCCCTACGAAGTGATGGTGCCTAAACGTCACCAAGGCATTCTCTTTCCAGTTGGTATTTCCTGCACTCACGTAGCAATGTGCACCGTCCGCATGGAGCCCGTTTGGGCCTCACTTGGACAGGCGGCAGGCGTTGCGGCTGCGTTGGCGATTGACAACCAGCTGGAAATTGGTCAGGTCCCGGTCAGCCTGATTCAGAACGAGCTGCTGCAACAAGGGTGCGTGCTGTTCTTTTACACCGATCTTCCAGCTGACGCAGCAGGATTTGAGGCCGTGCAGACCCTGAGTTTACTTGGCGCCGTGGCAGGCAATCAATTGCAAGACTTCCAAAGAGATAGGCCCGCAGCAAGCCTCTCGGATCTAAACAAAGAAGCCTACCGATTCCGCCCGAACGATCCGATCACCAAGGGCGAATTCGCACAGATGGTGGTGAAAGGCTTCCGGATTCCACTCAGCATTACTGCCGCGCACTTCAACGACGTCCCGCGGGGCCACCCAGCCTTCAAATACATGGAAACACTGTACGACCATTCCACACAGTCCGCGGAGCCCTTCCTAAAATACGATGTACGCGAAGGAAAGAATGGACGAACCGTTCTTGCTTATCCGGATCAGAAGTTAACCATCACCGAGGCGACGAAAATCACTTCCGGAATGCTCAAGAAAACAATTCCTCCACCCAGTAAACCAGACTCCCAACTCAGCCGCAGCCAAGCCGCGATCCTGGTCCATCGACTCCTAAAAAACGATTCAAAACGGTAA